Genomic DNA from Acomys russatus chromosome 24, mAcoRus1.1, whole genome shotgun sequence:
ATATTGCAATTCACCATCCACTGCTCTATGTAGTAATCATGTCACCCAGAGTATATGTGCCACTTATCATTGCTTCCTATGCTGGTGGAATTTTACATGCTGTTATTCATACTGTGGCCACATTCAGACTGTCTTTTTGTGGGTCCAATGAAGTCAGTCATATTTTCTGTGACATCCCTCCTCTACTGGCCATTTCTTGTTCTGACACACGCCTCAACCAGCTTCTCCTCTTCTACTGTGCCGGGTCTATTGAGATAGTCACGATCCTGATTGTCCTGATGTCCTACGGCTTCATTCTGTCCACTATTCTGAGGACACGCTCTGCTGAAGGTAAAAGAAAAGTCTTTTCTACATGCGGCTCTCATCTAACTGCAGTGTCCATTTTTCATGGTACTGTTCTTTTCATGTATGTGAGACCAAGCTCCAGCTATGCTTTGGAACATGACATGGTCGTGTCTATGTTTTACAGCATTGCAATTCCCATGCTGAATCCTCTCATTTACAGTTTGAGAAACAACGACGTAAAAGAGGCAATTAGAAAAGTGTTTGGTAAAAGACTAATTTGTAGATAAAACGATATTTTCTATAAAtcttatgtgaaaaataaaaaatattgttctCTAAGTAACATAAACATTTATGTTGAAAATCTTCCTTTTATTAATCAATATATTTCAATACTCATAAATATACTAAAGGCAATGGTTTAAGCCTCTCCTTTTTAATACAGAAGGACTATGTAATGTTCACTTTTATGTTCATaatcatatatgtttatatgtatattttaaatggtaATGATACTAGCTGAAATTCacagtgtacatatatatacatacttatattTGCATTGaagttatatgtgtatatgaacatatattggctttgatatatttatacatacatattcagaTAATCTTTACCATAGTTttaaattgtttgatttttaataatactttaatttctcttatatttataattttaatattacatcacagtgataaataaaataatattgtcttgttttagttcatttttaagCAGTCATGTTGTCTAGACTTTATGAAGGTAGCTTCTGAAATTACTAAGAGATAGCAAATTTCATGATCCTCTGGGGTCTTTTTGCTCCTCTTCTGCAATGCCTGCAGACCCTTACGTGCAAGTATAATTATACCCAATGGGACTGGGAGTGAGAAGTACACAATTTGATTgactgtagttttctgtaatgttgAGGACTAAACTACAAACATAGATAAAAGCAACATTATATATAATGAAGTTGTGTTTAAGAATAtgatatgtatttgtatatgttatAGATGTatattttgtacatgtatatgtgcatacacatatacatataacataaataatgaaaatggagaccatgaacttgaaagagagcaaggaatgaTATGTGAAAAAGTTGGgcagggggagaaaggagaaaatgctaaatcagtgGGAGCTGGCTACAGAACGTTTCCCGCTGGCTGAAATGAATGACAAAAGCAAACTTCAGTCCCTTCCCAGAGCAACAAGACCATtgtaccactgagtcatctctctagccccaataagctttatacttctttttaaaaatattcttatatatatgtatttatatttatattattacacatatataaaataaacagcttacagcaagaagaaccacaaaaaatcaggaattatattaatgttatattcatagtgttttgcctatttgtatttggcaaccttgaagaaaacgtctttcctgtctcagtgaatctaaaattctgaatgtaaaccaatagctatcatatctcatctctatccacTTCtcacatctatctagacctgaaaacatcttaacccctaaacaactaagcttaattgtaaaactaaactatctggtcttcaaccccatcagagacaaaaagggcaagcttggatgcaggcagagccaacggcctgccaagacagggtaagcaagtcctcaatagttcctgcctcacaaatatgtctatcagaaatactgtgccagaaggctgaagaggatgctccaacgttatagttTTGGATGACtggtcaggcagcaaactgtctctgtaatttattgttcactttggaagctgctaacctgcacttcctgtttgctctggTAATTAATTATATTCCTGCTTTATACTTCTTAAACCAAAACTATGCAAATTTTTTACATGTAAGGTAGTATTTGTTCTCCTACTAAATGTAAGTTGAGCAAAGACACCCACGGTGCTTGAGATGGATAGTCAATACTTTATTCATTCAAATGTAACCTCTACTCTCCTCTTGGCAAATTACCCACTATTTGGTGCTGAATCCTGAGTGGCTGAAATTCAAGACAAGATGGAGCACAGGTGTGCCATTGCATCCCACACCCTCTACCATGTTTCTGCTCTCTTTCTACTTGGGCTTCATTTTAACCAGAAATACTATCCTTCTCCAGACTCCCTGTTCTTCCTCTACCAGACCTCCTTTCTTTACCAAAGCTTGCACTCTTCCATATCCAGAAATTTTGACTTTCTTTGATCTTTTTCCTCGGATGATTAGTATTCCTGATTCCCATGCAGTGTCAGGATCCACCACAGAGGCCACAAAGCCTAGAGCTACATCAGAGATTCTCCAAAATAAGTGATTCCAGGAACATGTGGAACTCAACTTTAGTCTTAGCTCTGGCTTTGTCCAAAGTTTCAGAAGAAtgtgttctcttttcctttcccttgatTAATTAAATTCCATAATGCATGTGACTCAGATTTGTGAATATGAAGATAAAcaattctgttgttttctttacaaTCTTAAAGTTATTACTCATTGTGGGTGATATTATgttcattaataataaaaatataactattttaatttgtaaaacaaTTTggcaaaatacaaattaaatagcAACACACACAAACTGTAACTGCGATTTAAATATTCTTCGAAAATTTTGTGTAGCATATGGTCAGTGATCTGGAGTGTCTTACATTTGGATTATCTTCTAACTATTGGACCCATCATATTTCAAATTCTTTTCTTGAATATTGCTTCAATATAGATCAAAACTCCAACTTTAGCAGTCTCTTCTTTGCAGCTGTGCCAAAATTAAAGAATCCCTTTTACCCTTCTCTTGTATCCAAGAATCACTTGTAAGATCTCTCTTTTGAGTTACTCACTCAAAAGCCCTGTTTCCCCACACTGACACCCACTTTGATTTACAGTTACCATTAAGAGAAGATGCTAGAGCCAATGTTACTTTCTCTGCACACACTCCTTTTCACCTCTATATCTTTATCCAAGTTTTACAGAGTCTCATCTAGGTCTTccaatgtgatctcttgccacagCAGTCATGTTTctgtattaaaattcctctacaatcaAACTTCATTTGGAGTCTGATCTCAGATACTCTACATTAGTTATCCATGTTGCTGAGACTTCATGCATGCTTTGTACTTCTGGACATTACTAGGACACAAGGCACTCTCCACCAACGTTCTGAAACTTACAATCATTCCGTCCACCTCTTTTGCTGTGTTCCCTGAGTCATATGTATAAGagtattttacatgtgtgttcatTGGAACTGAGATCCACAACTCTCCATTTTGATAGTTTGccatttaatataattttctctttctgttgcaaAGAGCATTTTTCTTGAATAGGGGACATATTTGTCTGTGGATAAAAGGCAATTGTCACCTGGCTTgagcctctttttaaaatgtacatggtGATTATTTTGCCTGTGGTGGGAAGCTTAGTAACTGGGAACTGAAGGATGGCATCATGTCTGAgcaccagagattttttttctaattgtttgTGCCTGGAAAGCTCTATAGAAGCAAAAAGGCTTAGCATTGCAAATTTGATTACAGAGACACTCTCAGCGCAGATGAGAATATTTCTGGACATACCATATACTATTTCACTGTGTAGCACTCAACTGCTAGATTTCATTATGTGGATTGCACTGATAATTGACACTGTGGCTTGAGGTATTCAGCATCTCGAAATGGCCACTGGGTAGAACACACTTCGTAGTTTCCAAATTGTGAGTTCTTGATAAGGATTATCTATCACCATACCCTGGAACAGCTGCTGTCAATTTTAGGCAGTCCATCTTGCTAAGGATTATCTATCACCATACCCTGGAACAGCTGCTGTCAATTTTAGGCACTCCATTAGAAGAGAGTACTAGACCTACAATTGTGCATGTTGGGCCTggcaagactttttaaaaatgtagttattCTCAGCACACCTTTGTTAGACTTGCTTTATAAATGGGCTGCATCATGTTTGGTTGATAGCCCCAGGTGCCCTGCCCTTTACTGAAGGCCAAGAGAGGAGTGAattggaaggagaagagaggtcAGGGAGGGACaagtcagagaggaaggaggggaaattgCTGCCATATGTAATAAGAAAGAGGGgcatggagaaaggaaggaaggagtggaagCTCATTTGGACTGATAGATCAATATCAAATTCTGACTAGCAGAGCCACTACAGAACAACTAATGATATTCTGTCATTAGCTTGATGCCGAagataaaaggagaaagacaaactGAAGAAATGCTTATCAGGTATCTTATCTCTGTTTCAGAAGATTATAATGGCTCTGTTTTAACTATTAGCATGTGTCCTTATCCTGGATAATCATCTAAAAACAGTGTAATTAATCATCAGGAATGAAACTATCATTCTGAATATACAAGCTCTTTTATAAGCAAAAGAACAGACTGACAGCATTTTAGCTAAAGAAATACTACAGCCAATACCTTCAAAAACCATTTGagagaaatagaacaaaatatattaaaatttattgtgaaaaagaatatgaaatatatttcaacAGATGTTGTTTCAATTTTGTCATTGGAAGAACAGTTGTTTAAGGAAAATGAATATGTACAGTGTGCATGGGCTGAGAGATTTCTACTGTATTAATTCCTTGTGGTCAACTGGTAATTGGCCTGGAATGTACCCTTTGTATAAGAAAATGCCCATTCTGCATGGATACAGTCAAGGTAGCTGTTCATACATTTCACTCATAAATGAAAACTGGtcttaaaatattgaaaaccaGAAGTCTTCTTAACAACAAATGATTTACCTGTTCAATTAGCATGTCCTTGTTCTGCTCTGCTTAGGAATTAATGTTGCCTCATGAATGGCAGTATTTTACATTTAACCTAAATCTGTTTAGCTGCAATGGAAGGCTTATGCAATGAGGTAAGGGCAGGTGTTTATGTGAACATAACACTGACAAGAAAAGTGGCTATGCTTCATACACGGCATTCAGGAGCCACTGGAGATGGTGTCTATGACATCTTTGGATTCCACAAAATTTGTAGATTAAAGGTCCCAGAATGCAATAATGCTGGCTTTCAGAATTTAGAGTCTTACATGCTTTTTAGTACTTTTCCCTTCAATAAAAACAAGGAGCTTTCTGTTACTGATAAATAATATTCTCCTTATCTGTAAGTAACAAAGTAataaagtgctttttaaagaaaaggaaaaactaaaaaaaattatggaGGAATTGGACTCCCAAACATATATTCGATTAAAATAAGATAGAAAGTACCCTACTTTTACAACTAAAATCATTCACAGATGGGTTAGAGTACACAATATCTAGAAACTGCTCACTCTACCAACAATCCCAATGTGAATCATAGctattttcaacattttcaattaagatttatgatttatttatgttatgtgtatatatgtttgcttGCCAGTTCTTGTGTACTACATGAGCAGCAGAGCCCATAGAatccaggagagggcaccagatcccacaAAGCCGAATTTACAGGTTGCTGTGTGCTGcgtgtgggtcctctgcaagagcaattcAGTACTCCAAAACACTTTTGATCGATCTTTCTAGCCCTATTTTACAACATTTTGAAGAATATTTATTTGATATTACAGGTTAATAAAGGTAGGATGTAGGTGaactttctttgaaaaatgttagGTCATAAATCTAGGGATATGTAAAAGCTATATGACAAGGATTAGAATTATGACGGGTCTTtatatttgatttgcatttaaaaTGCATAATATCAACAACAACATTAAGGAAAAATGAGAGATGGTCATAGTCCTCTACCTGAGGGCTAGAAGTAGTTTCTGCCTGAAATGAGAAAGGCGGCGTCTCCATGCTACATAGGTAAAACAATGGACACACAGAAGAAGATCCCCTATAATGAAAATGTCatggagaaaattaaataaaatccagGGATAAATCAgatttagagaaaataaataacaagtaatGCAAAAGAAAAGGGCCACTAGGTTTAGGTGCTCAATAAAATATTAGTGTTCAAGAGTACCTTCACATATCCTGTGCGTTCCCCATGGTTCCTGATATTAAGAAGGTTTGCTTTAATATACTTATGAGTAATATTGCatacatattatttaatttttaaaggtgttatgttttttgaaattaaattatattttttccttttccagcccttctcaagctttcttttcaaattcgtggcttttttttaaattgttgttacacacacactcctaaaggTATATATAACATGTTCTTTCTGTATAATGATACCTGTATGCATATGGGTTCAGAGATATTATTTCAATAGTTCCTGTacagatttttattaattatatgaagtttatatttttaattttgttttattaatttatgcatattacatctcaatggtatccCCTTCCTTGTACacattggctcatatatttgaacatgtGGCTTTTTGGAAAGAATTAGTAAGTGAAGATTTTTTGAAGGAAGTGTCTCACTGTGAGTGACCTTTGAAGTTCCAAAAAACTTGCACCATTTctagtgctttctctctctctctctctctctctctctctctctctctctctctctctctctctctctctctctctctctctctctctctctctctctctctctctctcctggttgtGGAACAGTATGAAAGctttcagctcctgctccagcaccatacATGTCTACTTGCTCCCATGGTCCTCATCATGATTAAATTGAACTCCTTTCCCTTTGTAGCCTTACACCCAAAATAAATCCCTCCTTTAAATgtaagttgccctggtcatggaaTTTTACCATAGCATGAGAAAACTAAGTAATAAGTAATAAGGTAGAACCAGGGAGTTGGTTATTtctgcaaaataataataataataattgactacattggtttttgtttggttggttgtttggttggtttggtttgggttttgttttgtttgtttgtcttgcagAAACTTCCAAGATTTTAGGACTTTGGATTGGGAAATAAATTGAACTCTTTAAGTGGAGCTAAATGGGTCATCCAAATAAAAGCTTGGACAATAGTAGTGCTAAGAGTGTGGAGTGGAGCAAGGGAAGGCTCAGATaggaaaaacataaacattttagAGACCATGTTTGGAATATATTGGCAGAGAATATGGTatccttctgcctttctcttaAGAATTGTCTTGGAGAAGCAAGATGATGGCATGCAAGGTACATGGTATCTGAgtagcagaagatcagagactgGATGAAGCCATATCCAAGAAACACACAAGGTCCTAGGCCCCCTTAACTAAGTGCATTCAACCTACTTGAACATGACTGCCAAGGGATGCACAGCTCCAGCATCCAGACACCAGCTACCTCCCACCATCCTGAGAACAGTTCCTGGATACCAGGGACAGGATCACAGGCTCCAGTCCATGGTTGGTTCTACCTGTTCCCCATTTGAGACCTGCAGAACAGTAAGAAGACACCGTGTCCCATTCCAATATGGCAGAGTCCAGAAGAGTCTGAGTACTAGGAATACAGTGTCTGTGGAGCTAGTAAGCTGGCTGCAACTCAGAAGTGCCAGCATCCATTAGTGTTTCCATGAAGAGAGAAGAGGATCTCATTTGCCAGACATGCAGCATACCCCTTGCAGACCTCCCAGCTACTCCTGACATCCTGAAGATGACTCCAGACTCCCAAGATTCTGATCCAGCCCACAATTCCTGGCTCTACTAGCCTTCCTGAGAAGATCTGTGGGACCTCAGAATCACAGAGGTTAGAAACCTATACACTAACTCCCTACCTATAGGTCCAACTGGAATGCAACCAGCAGGTAAGAGTTATAGGCTACGTGAGGAGAACCAGCCTCCAGCTCATGAACCTGGCCTCTCCCCTAGTTCCTTGCAGAGATAATTCAAAAGGAAACACTAagccaaaaggtgtcaaaagctgactctttgaataaaaatatataaaaggtgCCTTGGAGACAAGCACCTGGAAGTGTCCAGGGAGTATCTCCTGCTATTCAGGTACCCTTGACTAAAAAAACCCAGAGGTTGGGGTTTTGGGGAGCACACTCCTAGTTTCTCCTTTGTAGcttcctgtctttttgtttctattatcattaagcttagtaaATTA
This window encodes:
- the LOC127207615 gene encoding olfactory receptor 1086 — encoded protein: MENITEVTEFVLKGFTNNADLEILFFLLFLAIYLFTLMGNLGLITLVIGDSRLHNPMYYFLSVLSSVDACYSSVITPQMVVDFMSEKKVISFIGCAVQMFLAVTFGTTECFLLAAMAYDRYIAIHHPLLYVVIMSPRVYVPLIIASYAGGILHAVIHTVATFRLSFCGSNEVSHIFCDIPPLLAISCSDTRLNQLLLFYCAGSIEIVTILIVLMSYGFILSTILRTRSAEGKRKVFSTCGSHLTAVSIFHGTVLFMYVRPSSSYALEHDMVVSMFYSIAIPMLNPLIYSLRNNDVKEAIRKVFGKRLICR